In Leucobacter insecticola, one DNA window encodes the following:
- a CDS encoding recombinase family protein encodes MGDTTTAKEKEVTRRIGYVRLSREDAKSMSIENQRRALRAYDPKMPIFEDEGVSGESNLTDPDTAWSKQVRPLFRKDPKGTQIVLFTLDRMSRKKGAMLFEAEQTLDAGGTIYCVRESKTFDDADDAQQAIELLFASYQADAYRVETRKKTKVAIDALKKAGVPLGRKPSLSEEHIEQIKSLRTLGLGYTAIGKAVPTLRKKDKVLVATSPRVIKKVLAGEYESRESYDLRNLEARTKMAARAVLGYREGGGDESESEAAT; translated from the coding sequence ATGGGTGACACAACTACAGCTAAGGAGAAAGAAGTGACTAGAAGAATCGGCTATGTCCGGCTCAGCCGTGAGGACGCTAAGAGTATGTCCATCGAGAATCAGAGACGTGCACTCAGAGCCTACGATCCCAAGATGCCTATCTTCGAAGATGAGGGTGTCTCGGGGGAGAGTAACCTCACTGATCCGGATACGGCCTGGTCGAAGCAGGTTCGGCCGCTGTTCAGGAAGGATCCGAAGGGAACTCAGATTGTGCTGTTCACCCTCGACCGCATGAGCCGGAAAAAGGGTGCGATGCTCTTTGAGGCTGAGCAGACTCTCGATGCTGGTGGGACAATCTACTGTGTTCGGGAGTCCAAGACGTTCGATGATGCTGATGACGCTCAGCAGGCTATCGAACTGCTCTTTGCCTCTTACCAAGCTGATGCCTACCGGGTTGAGACTCGGAAGAAAACGAAGGTCGCTATCGATGCTCTCAAGAAGGCTGGGGTTCCTCTGGGACGTAAGCCGTCGCTCTCTGAGGAGCACATCGAACAGATCAAGTCTCTTCGGACGTTGGGGCTGGGCTACACCGCTATCGGGAAGGCTGTGCCGACGCTCCGTAAGAAAGACAAGGTGCTGGTTGCTACCTCACCCCGTGTGATCAAGAAGGTATTGGCTGGCGAGTATGAGAGCCGTGAATCCTATGATCTTCGTAACCTCGAAGCCCGTACGAAGATGGCTGCTCGGGCTGTGCTGGGCTACAGGGAAGGGGGAGGCGATGAGTCGGAATCTGAAGCAGCAACCTAA
- a CDS encoding tyrosine-type recombinase/integrase, with amino-acid sequence MYEFKNEDIDRLRRSGSGKHGPIGKRNPKKRFNGEGSVYPVPRTRKDGSTVTVYRAAKTIELGGKPKKITAQARTEREALERRDLKILKERVNYGLESPEAIPVDPKIARLTVGDCLMDWLNERKRGNLAPATIHMYDARIRNHLLPKFGSKPVRALTYEELKHYFTVTMPDRGLGVDSIRQTFICLRSALDYYQRDGILYRHPMIGLKAPAKKRKTVNDTKAIRKAADRLGPLIIQEAQKDKQELRWIFGLLGLRQAEVLGLTDDCFEERDGHFRLVVKQQLQRAGAEHGCELDTTSGKWECGKRTTQCPKKIGDNRWILKGTKTVNGYREIALTVELWVLAFNHIKAVKERRSLPTFHPEKGEGLDKLLFTRDDGKPIYGQRDRQALHKLLEQIEYNYGLPENMTVHTLRHMATTSLIDGGADPDHLISIMGWSPKNASAQISIYSSADTAKQAATTMGSYIDRILKPKNTGIPTGWEEL; translated from the coding sequence ATGTACGAGTTCAAAAATGAAGACATTGATCGTCTTCGTCGTTCAGGATCCGGCAAGCATGGCCCTATCGGCAAGAGAAATCCAAAGAAACGTTTCAACGGCGAAGGTTCTGTTTACCCGGTTCCCAGAACTCGCAAGGATGGATCTACTGTCACTGTCTACCGAGCAGCCAAGACCATTGAGCTTGGAGGCAAACCTAAAAAGATCACGGCTCAGGCTCGCACAGAGCGAGAAGCATTAGAACGGCGAGATCTAAAGATACTCAAAGAACGAGTGAACTATGGACTCGAATCTCCCGAAGCAATACCAGTCGATCCCAAGATAGCCAGACTCACAGTCGGTGACTGTCTCATGGACTGGCTCAATGAGCGCAAGCGGGGAAACCTGGCACCAGCAACAATCCACATGTACGATGCGCGGATCAGAAACCACTTACTCCCGAAGTTCGGCAGCAAACCAGTTCGAGCACTCACCTACGAAGAACTAAAACACTACTTCACGGTAACAATGCCCGACAGGGGGTTGGGTGTTGACTCCATCCGACAAACATTTATTTGCCTGAGAAGTGCCCTCGATTACTACCAGCGAGACGGCATCCTCTATCGCCACCCGATGATTGGCCTCAAGGCTCCAGCCAAGAAACGAAAGACGGTGAACGACACAAAGGCTATCCGAAAAGCAGCAGATAGGCTCGGTCCACTCATCATCCAAGAGGCTCAAAAGGACAAACAGGAACTACGCTGGATCTTTGGACTACTCGGGCTACGACAGGCCGAAGTTCTCGGGCTTACAGACGATTGCTTTGAAGAACGAGACGGCCATTTCCGGCTAGTTGTGAAGCAACAGCTACAGAGAGCCGGGGCTGAACATGGATGCGAGTTGGACACAACTAGCGGCAAATGGGAGTGCGGCAAACGAACCACCCAGTGCCCGAAGAAGATCGGGGATAACCGCTGGATACTCAAGGGCACCAAGACTGTCAACGGCTACCGTGAGATCGCTCTGACCGTGGAACTCTGGGTTCTTGCCTTCAACCATATAAAGGCAGTGAAGGAGCGGAGAAGCCTCCCAACCTTCCATCCCGAAAAAGGGGAAGGCTTAGACAAACTACTCTTCACTAGGGACGATGGAAAGCCGATCTACGGCCAACGAGACCGGCAGGCACTCCATAAGCTACTTGAACAGATCGAGTATAACTATGGTCTGCCAGAAAACATGACAGTCCACACGCTACGCCACATGGCTACTACTTCCCTCATCGATGGAGGAGCCGACCCAGATCATTTGATCTCCATAATGGGTTGGAGTCCAAAAAATGCGTCTGCTCAAATCTCGATCTACAGTAGCGCCGACACCGCCAAGCAGGCGGCCACAACGATGGGAAGCTACATAGATCGCATCCTGAAGCCGAAGAACACGGGTATTCCCACCGGCTGGGAGGAACTATGA
- a CDS encoding IS110 family transposase: MEHYDDVAVFIGLDVGKSEHHAVALTRDGKKLYDKPLPNTEAKIISVLDQLAEHGPALLVVDQPATIGALPVAVAQAHGVLVGYLPGLTMRRVADLHPGEAKTDARDAFIIAETARTMPSTLRSIKVADEQIAELSMLCGFDDDLAAQITQVSNRVRGLLTQIHPTLERVLGPRLDHPAILDVLQRYPSPGELRRAGQKRVAARLLKRAPRKGGAWAQEIFDALDQQTVTVTGTNAASIVLPRLAKQLSELRQQRTDIASEVEKIVEAHPLHPVLTSMPGVGVRTAARLLTEIVGKHFPTAGHLASYAGLAPVTRRSGTSIRGEHPSKRGNKVLKRAMFLSAFAALRDPESRAYYDRKIAQGKRHNQALIALARRRCDVLHAMIRTGSLYQPRTQSETALAA; this comes from the coding sequence ATTGAGCACTACGACGACGTCGCGGTCTTCATCGGCCTCGATGTCGGCAAGAGCGAGCATCACGCGGTCGCGCTCACCCGCGACGGGAAGAAGCTCTACGACAAGCCGCTCCCGAACACCGAAGCCAAGATCATATCGGTGCTAGATCAACTCGCTGAGCACGGCCCCGCTCTGCTGGTCGTTGACCAGCCCGCCACGATCGGGGCGCTCCCCGTCGCCGTCGCGCAAGCGCATGGTGTGCTCGTCGGGTATCTCCCCGGCCTCACGATGCGCCGCGTCGCTGACCTCCACCCCGGTGAAGCGAAGACCGACGCACGGGACGCGTTCATCATCGCGGAGACCGCCCGCACGATGCCCTCAACTCTGCGATCGATCAAAGTCGCCGATGAGCAGATCGCGGAACTCTCGATGCTGTGTGGCTTCGATGATGATCTTGCCGCGCAAATCACGCAAGTCTCCAACCGCGTTCGAGGTCTCCTCACCCAGATCCATCCCACCCTGGAACGGGTACTCGGGCCGCGTCTGGATCATCCCGCGATCCTCGATGTGCTGCAGCGTTACCCATCACCGGGTGAGTTGCGCCGAGCCGGGCAGAAGCGCGTCGCGGCCAGGCTCCTCAAGCGTGCCCCGCGCAAGGGCGGGGCATGGGCGCAGGAGATCTTCGACGCCCTCGATCAACAGACCGTGACGGTCACCGGCACGAACGCCGCGAGTATCGTGCTGCCACGGCTCGCGAAGCAACTCAGCGAACTCCGCCAGCAACGCACCGATATCGCGTCCGAGGTTGAGAAGATCGTGGAAGCGCACCCTCTTCACCCGGTCCTGACGAGTATGCCGGGAGTCGGCGTCAGGACCGCAGCCAGACTCCTCACCGAGATCGTCGGGAAACATTTCCCCACGGCCGGGCACCTCGCGTCTTACGCCGGGCTCGCGCCCGTCACCCGCCGATCCGGCACCTCGATCCGCGGCGAACACCCCTCAAAGCGCGGCAACAAGGTCCTGAAACGTGCAATGTTTCTTTCCGCGTTTGCAGCGCTCCGAGATCCCGAATCACGGGCCTACTACGACCGGAAGATCGCGCAAGGCAAACGCCATAACCAAGCACTCATCGCACTGGCGAGGCGCCGCTGCGACGTCCTCCACGCAATGATCAGAACCGGCAGCCTCTACCAGCCACGAACCCAATCAGAAACCGCCCTCGCCGCTTGA
- the radA gene encoding DNA repair protein RadA, whose translation MAKNTSSYACTECGWQASKWVGRCGECQQWGTVLERGAPKASLARTTQAVAPAAGREALPITELRGDALIHRQTGIGEFDRVLGGGVVPGAAILLSGEPGVGKSTLLLDAAARAAQVGARVLYVSGEESTGQIRMRAERTGALHPTLFLASETDLATVLGHIEEVDPEFIIVDSVQTLASAQVEGGAGGPSQVREVAAALIRVAKGRDTPVILVGHVTKDGSVAGPRLLEHLVDVVCHFEGDRHTALRFLRTLKNRYGPTDEVGCFEMTGSGIREVADPSGLFLSRAPEAVSGTCATVAMEGRRALPVEVQALVVPTSAPNPRRVTSGVESARVAMILAVLERRLDVRLSDRDVYVSTVGGVKLTEPASDLAIALAVLSAHVDRPLPQNLAAYGEISLAGEVRPVSGGAQRANEAKRLGYSKILDSGIARLDLARDRAGLGDGVATGQRRRDPEPI comes from the coding sequence ATGGCAAAAAACACGAGCAGCTACGCGTGCACCGAGTGCGGATGGCAGGCCTCAAAGTGGGTCGGCCGCTGCGGCGAGTGCCAACAGTGGGGCACGGTCTTAGAGCGCGGCGCCCCCAAAGCTTCTCTCGCGCGCACCACGCAGGCGGTCGCCCCGGCTGCCGGGCGTGAGGCGCTGCCCATCACCGAGCTTCGGGGTGACGCGCTGATCCACCGCCAGACGGGTATCGGCGAGTTTGATCGGGTGCTCGGCGGCGGAGTGGTGCCGGGCGCCGCGATCCTGCTCTCTGGTGAGCCCGGCGTGGGCAAATCGACGCTGCTGCTCGACGCGGCCGCGCGCGCCGCGCAGGTGGGCGCCCGCGTGCTGTACGTCAGCGGTGAAGAATCGACGGGGCAGATCCGCATGCGTGCCGAGCGCACCGGAGCACTGCACCCCACGCTGTTTCTCGCGAGCGAGACGGATCTCGCGACGGTGTTGGGGCACATCGAAGAGGTGGATCCTGAGTTCATCATCGTTGATTCGGTGCAGACCCTCGCGAGTGCCCAGGTGGAGGGTGGCGCCGGCGGCCCCTCGCAGGTGCGCGAAGTGGCGGCGGCGCTGATCCGGGTCGCGAAGGGGCGCGACACCCCCGTTATTCTCGTCGGCCACGTCACGAAAGACGGCTCGGTCGCGGGGCCCCGGCTGCTTGAGCATCTCGTCGACGTCGTGTGCCACTTCGAGGGTGACCGGCACACTGCGCTGCGTTTCCTGCGCACCCTGAAGAACCGTTACGGCCCGACGGACGAGGTCGGGTGCTTTGAGATGACGGGGAGCGGGATCCGGGAGGTGGCGGATCCGAGTGGTCTCTTCTTGAGCCGGGCACCGGAGGCCGTGAGCGGTACCTGCGCAACCGTCGCGATGGAGGGGCGCCGGGCGCTTCCCGTCGAGGTGCAGGCGCTGGTCGTGCCGACGAGCGCGCCGAACCCGAGACGCGTTACGAGCGGCGTGGAGTCCGCTCGTGTGGCGATGATTCTCGCGGTGCTTGAGCGGAGGCTGGACGTGAGGTTGAGTGACCGCGACGTGTATGTGTCCACGGTCGGCGGCGTGAAACTGACCGAGCCCGCCTCGGATCTCGCGATCGCCCTCGCCGTGTTGTCTGCGCACGTGGACCGCCCGCTGCCGCAGAATCTTGCCGCCTACGGGGAGATTAGCCTGGCCGGGGAGGTGCGGCCGGTCTCGGGCGGGGCGCAGCGCGCCAACGAGGCGAAGCGTCTGGGGTATTCGAAGATCCTCGACTCGGGTATCGCGCGGCTGGATCTCGCGCGGGACCGGGCAGGATTGGGGGATGGTGTTGCGACCGGCCAGAGGAGGCGTGATCCTGAACCAATTTGA
- a CDS encoding HAD-IIB family hydrolase, translating to MTKLPRLIAFDLDDTLAPSKSAADPRMLAVFAKLLARTTVAVISGGNFEQFETQLVSRLDGVDEASLERLHLLPTCGTRYERRESGAWHTVYQEHLAPAESVAALTALREEAERLGLWEAEPWGEILEDRGSQVTFSALGQSAPVSAKHAWDPDGAKKNALRAAVASRLPELEVRSGGSTSVDITRRGIDKAYGMRKLEEHTGIPLSEMLFVGDRLDPDGNDYPVKALGVECHAVTGWEDTAEFLERLLAE from the coding sequence ATGACCAAGCTGCCTCGCCTGATCGCATTTGACCTCGACGACACTCTCGCCCCTTCCAAGTCAGCGGCAGATCCGCGCATGCTCGCGGTGTTCGCCAAGCTGCTCGCACGCACCACCGTCGCGGTGATCTCTGGCGGCAACTTTGAGCAGTTCGAGACACAACTCGTCTCCCGACTCGACGGGGTCGACGAAGCATCGCTGGAGCGGCTACACCTGCTGCCCACCTGCGGAACCCGCTACGAACGACGTGAATCCGGCGCATGGCACACCGTGTATCAGGAGCACCTGGCTCCCGCCGAGAGTGTCGCCGCCCTTACGGCGCTGCGCGAGGAGGCCGAGCGTCTAGGGCTGTGGGAAGCTGAGCCCTGGGGCGAGATCCTTGAGGATCGCGGATCCCAGGTCACGTTCTCAGCACTCGGCCAGAGCGCGCCGGTGTCCGCAAAACACGCGTGGGATCCCGACGGCGCGAAAAAGAACGCGCTGCGGGCCGCCGTCGCCTCCCGGCTTCCCGAACTTGAGGTCCGCAGCGGCGGATCAACCTCGGTCGACATCACCAGGCGCGGCATCGACAAGGCTTACGGGATGCGCAAACTCGAGGAGCACACCGGGATCCCCCTCAGCGAGATGCTGTTTGTGGGCGATCGCCTCGATCCCGATGGCAACGACTACCCGGTGAAGGCTCTCGGGGTCGAGTGCCACGCGGTCACCGGGTGGGAAGACACCGCCGAGTTCTTGGAGCGCCTGCTCGCGGAGTGA
- a CDS encoding DUF6941 family protein has protein sequence MKIAAAFLADAANVREGTLGVLSGFINTINREAYPAALGATLVVVVEYDENEARRGDPERTFRARCEPAVGGGEVFSLEGTFSLGGGNDSFGYIPMVFSLTDAQVPMPGSYRIIFEGSGLERVDVRFYANSTTMPDFEE, from the coding sequence ATGAAAATTGCAGCAGCTTTTCTCGCCGATGCGGCGAATGTCCGCGAGGGCACGCTCGGGGTGCTCTCCGGCTTCATCAACACGATCAACCGCGAGGCATACCCGGCGGCGCTTGGAGCGACGCTCGTGGTCGTTGTCGAGTACGACGAGAACGAGGCGCGGCGCGGCGATCCCGAGCGCACATTCCGGGCCCGGTGCGAGCCAGCCGTTGGTGGCGGCGAGGTCTTCAGTTTGGAGGGCACCTTCAGCTTGGGCGGCGGAAACGACTCCTTCGGTTACATTCCGATGGTGTTCTCCCTCACGGACGCGCAGGTTCCCATGCCGGGCAGCTACCGGATCATCTTCGAAGGCTCAGGGCTTGAGCGGGTCGACGTGCGTTTTTACGCGAACTCGACCACCATGCCAGATTTCGAGGAGTAG
- the argF gene encoding ornithine carbamoyltransferase produces the protein MIRHFLRDDDLSHAEQLEVLDLAARLKAAPYSRRPLEGPQSAAVFFDKTSTRTRFSFAAGIAELGGNPIVVNPGEAQLGAKESIADTAKVLSRMVELIVWRTYAHAGLEEMAANASVPVINSLSDDFHPCQILADLQTIRENKGELRGLTATYVGDAANNMGHSYLLGFVTAGMHIRVAGPEGYHPRADIIADAERIAAETGGSVTVMVDPVAAVSGADAVITDTWVSMGQENEKAERIATFGAYRVTPELMSQAKPDAIFLHCLPAYREFEVAPEVIDGPQSVVWDEAENRVHAQKALMTWLLAQPKTESK, from the coding sequence GTGATTCGACACTTTCTTCGCGACGATGACCTCAGCCATGCCGAGCAGTTGGAGGTCTTGGACCTTGCCGCCCGACTGAAGGCAGCGCCGTATTCGCGGCGCCCACTCGAGGGCCCGCAGTCGGCTGCGGTGTTCTTCGACAAGACTTCAACGCGCACGCGCTTTAGCTTCGCGGCGGGCATTGCGGAACTCGGCGGGAATCCGATCGTCGTCAACCCCGGTGAGGCGCAGCTCGGCGCCAAGGAATCGATCGCCGACACCGCGAAAGTGCTCTCGCGCATGGTAGAACTCATCGTGTGGCGAACCTACGCGCACGCGGGGCTTGAAGAGATGGCGGCAAACGCGAGCGTCCCCGTCATCAACTCCCTCTCCGATGACTTTCACCCGTGCCAGATTCTCGCGGACCTGCAGACGATCCGCGAGAACAAGGGCGAGTTGCGCGGGCTCACCGCCACCTATGTTGGCGACGCCGCCAACAATATGGGCCACTCCTATCTGCTTGGTTTCGTGACCGCGGGGATGCACATTCGGGTCGCTGGGCCCGAGGGCTACCACCCGCGTGCAGACATCATCGCCGACGCCGAACGCATCGCGGCCGAAACCGGCGGCAGCGTGACGGTGATGGTGGATCCCGTCGCGGCCGTGAGCGGTGCCGACGCGGTCATCACCGACACCTGGGTGTCGATGGGGCAGGAAAACGAGAAGGCCGAGCGCATCGCCACCTTTGGCGCATACCGAGTGACGCCCGAACTGATGTCACAGGCGAAGCCGGACGCGATCTTCCTGCACTGTCTGCCCGCATACCGCGAGTTTGAGGTCGCGCCAGAGGTGATTGACGGCCCGCAGAGTGTCGTCTGGGACGAGGCGGAGAACCGCGTGCACGCCCAGAAGGCGCTGATGACCTGGCTGCTTGCGCAGCCGAAGACGGAGAGCAAGTAA
- the argH gene encoding argininosuccinate lyase: MSTADTTHTNDGNRAAEAGALWGGRFASGPSAALAALSKSTQFDWVLAEYDIRGSKAHAAALAAAGYLTADELRDMRAALDELAARVADGRFVAAEEDEDVHSALERGLIEIAGVQLGGKLRAGRSRNDQIATLVRLYLLDHAAVIRGMLLDLVEAILNQCLAHPAAILPGRTHLQHAQPVLLAHQLAAHAWPVIRDLERLRDWSVRASASPYGGGALAGSSLGLDPRLVAAELGLGDPLENSIDGTAARDVVAEFTFICAQIGIDLSRLSEEIILWNTKEFGFVRLHDAFSTGSSIMPQKKNPDIAELARGKSGRLIGNLTGLLATLKGLPLAYNRDLQEDKEPVFDSVSQLEVLLPAFTGMVATMTFDTERMAELAPQGFSLATDVAEWLVKQGVIFRDAHEISGELVRHCEERGIELHEPSDAELAAVSPHLTPAVREVLTIEGSVNSRVGAGGTATVRVAEQLARLAERIGEFRA, from the coding sequence ATGAGCACAGCAGACACAACACACACCAACGACGGCAACCGCGCAGCCGAGGCCGGCGCGCTGTGGGGCGGCCGGTTCGCGAGCGGACCCTCGGCCGCGCTCGCCGCGCTCAGCAAGTCCACCCAGTTTGACTGGGTCCTCGCAGAGTACGACATTCGCGGATCGAAGGCCCACGCCGCCGCGCTCGCCGCAGCGGGCTACCTCACCGCAGATGAACTGCGCGACATGCGTGCGGCCCTCGATGAACTCGCCGCACGCGTCGCTGACGGCCGCTTCGTCGCCGCCGAAGAAGATGAAGACGTGCACTCGGCGCTTGAGCGCGGCCTGATCGAGATCGCCGGCGTGCAGCTCGGCGGCAAGCTCCGCGCGGGCCGCAGCCGCAACGACCAGATCGCGACGCTCGTGCGTCTCTACCTGCTTGATCACGCTGCCGTCATTCGGGGCATGCTGCTCGACCTGGTTGAGGCGATCCTGAACCAGTGCCTCGCCCACCCGGCCGCGATCCTGCCCGGACGTACTCACCTGCAGCACGCGCAGCCCGTGTTGCTCGCCCACCAGCTTGCCGCGCACGCGTGGCCGGTGATTCGGGATCTCGAGCGCCTGCGCGACTGGAGCGTTCGCGCGAGTGCCTCGCCGTACGGTGGCGGCGCGCTGGCTGGCTCGTCGCTGGGGCTGGATCCGCGCCTGGTGGCCGCTGAACTCGGTCTCGGGGATCCGCTCGAGAACTCGATCGACGGCACCGCCGCGCGCGATGTGGTGGCGGAGTTTACGTTCATCTGTGCGCAGATCGGGATCGACCTGTCGCGCCTGAGCGAGGAGATTATCCTCTGGAACACCAAGGAGTTCGGGTTTGTGCGCCTGCACGATGCTTTCTCGACCGGCTCCTCAATCATGCCGCAGAAAAAGAACCCGGACATCGCAGAACTCGCGCGCGGCAAGTCGGGGCGCCTGATCGGCAACCTGACCGGGCTGCTCGCGACGCTGAAGGGCCTGCCGCTAGCCTACAACCGTGATCTGCAGGAAGACAAAGAGCCGGTATTCGACTCGGTGTCGCAGCTCGAAGTGCTGCTCCCCGCCTTCACCGGTATGGTCGCGACGATGACGTTTGATACCGAACGTATGGCCGAGCTTGCCCCGCAGGGCTTTTCCCTCGCGACCGATGTTGCCGAGTGGCTCGTCAAGCAGGGCGTCATTTTCCGGGACGCACACGAGATCTCGGGTGAGCTTGTGCGTCACTGCGAGGAGCGCGGGATCGAGCTGCACGAGCCGAGCGACGCGGAGCTTGCCGCAGTGTCACCGCATCTCACCCCAGCCGTGCGCGAGGTCCTGACGATCGAGGGCTCCGTGAACTCGCGCGTGGGGGCCGGCGGCACCGCGACCGTGCGGGTGGCCGAGCAGCTTGCCCGCCTGGCCGAGCGCATCGGGGAGTTCCGCGCGTAG